The bacterium region ATGAAATACCGAGGCAGCTGTCACTGCGGAAAAATCGCTTACGAAGTCGAGGGCGAAATCGAAGGCGCCATCGCTTGCAATTGCTCGATCTGCTCGCGGAAGGGCTCCCTGCTCTGGTTCGTGCCGCGTGAGAAGATGAAGTTGCTCACGCCCGAGAATGACCTCGCCACTTACACCTTCAACCGGCACATCGTGAAGCACCGCTTTTGCCCGACCTGCGGGATGCACCCTTTCGGCGAAGGCGTCGACCCCAAGGGCCAGCCGATGGCGGCGATCAATATCCGTTGCCTCGAAGACTTCAACCTGGAGAGCGTCCCGGTGAAGCACTTCAACGGCCGGGACCTCTAAGCCAGCTCACTTCTTCAGCGAGCAGAACGCGGCGCTTTCCTGTTGCATCTTGTCGCCCTTGAACTCTTGCTTCTTGCCTTGGGCATTCACGCAATCGATTTCCTTCTTCTCTTCCTCGCAAAGGCAGCCGTTGCCGCTGGAGTAAGTGTAGCGCTGATCTCCCTTGATGACGCGGAGCACGAGGTCGCCCGATCCCCGAGCCGCGAAAACCAGATTCTTGTCGACCTCCGCGAATTTGCCCTGGCACTGGGTCTTGCCCTCCATCATCGAGCAAGAGAATCCATTGGCCGAAATCATCGAAGGCCCCGCCGATTGGGAAGCCGGAGCGGCGGCGGCTGGCGCTGGCGCCGGTGGCGTCTTGGCTTCCTCGGCCCGGATCGGAAAAGCCAAGGCCAAGCCGGCCAGGATAATAAAGAAAGGAATCGTTTTTTTCATGAGACCTCCAAGGTGAAGAGATTCGAAATTATACCCGCCGGCCCGAATCCATCCATTGAATTCAGCCGAGTCATTGCTAAGGTTCCGTTTCGAGTTTAGAATTATTATTCTTCATTTAGGGGTTAAACAGGGGGTTCTTATGGGGTATGGGCTTAAGCTCGCGCTTAGCGCGATTCTATTGGCTTTTTTCATTTACATTCCCAATGTCGAGGCTTCCGGAGGCGGCCATGATTTCCCGGAAAATGCCAGCTTTTCGACGCTGATCAAAATGCCGCTGACCATGCAGGGTCTGGCTTCGGGTCCCGACGGATATTTATATGCCGCCGGACGGAACACTCCGGCCGGCGTTCCTTGTCCGATTTGGCGGGTTGATCCCAACAATCCAACCTTGGTCGTCGTAGGCTTCGTGCCGGCGGCGAACTCGATGACCTCCTGCATCGTCATCGGATTGGCATTTAACCAAAACGGCGACCTTTTCGTCGGCGACACCGTCACCGGAAGGATTTACAGCTTCACGCCGGATGAGAGCAGCCCGCCGCTGGCGACCGAATTCGGCACGGCCGCCAACGGTCTCGCCAACATCGCCTTCGACCAAGACGGCAATCTATGGGCGACCGATGGCCCGTCAAACCAAGGCCGAGTATGGAAAATCCCGGCCGGTGGCGCGGGAGTGGTTCAATTTCGCATTCCACCGCTTCGCAACAGTCTCGGGATCGGGCGCGACACCAACCGCTTCCCGCTGGGAAACGCTCTAGGCTTGGGAGTTGCCACCGGCCTGGCCTTCAATGCCGATGGCGAGCTCTTCATCACCGATGTCAGCCGCGGGGTTATTTGGAAGGCGGAGTTTTATCGCGACGGCGGCCTGCGCTCCAAAATCGGATGCGACACGACTTATCCGGCGGACACTCTCTGTTTGGAGAATGCCTTCGTCCAACACCCGATCTTGAGCGGAGCCGGCGGCATCGCCATCGATCGCAAAGGGAACCTTTGGGTGACCTCAATCGACCGCAATTCGATGACCTGGATCAGCCGCGACGGCGAAGTCGCCGAGGTCTTCCGTAATCCGGTCAGCGAGACTACCGGCCGCCGAAACGAAGGCCCGCTGGAATTCCCGGCGGTCCCGGTCTTGATCGGCGGTTTGCTCTGCGTCAGCAATCTGGACTCCGACATTCAGGATAACTCGCCCAACTCGGGCGGCGACATCAGTCCCGCCGGTCCCGATCGCGGGAAAATCGCCTGCATGGATCAGGGGACTTTCACGCCGGGCCTGCCTTTGCCGGTCGGCTCGGACCGGGGCAACCATCACAAGCCCTGGTTGTGGCCACGCTAGCTTTATTTCTTCGCGGCGCCGGGGAAGCTCTTGAAGTAAGGCTCGGCCTCGCGCAGGACTCGGGCGTAGGAAGGCCGCTGCATCAGTCGCTTCAAATAGGCCGCGGCATGAGGGAAGTCCCCGGCCAAGGGCATCACCTGATTCACGTAGAACAAAGCCGGCGCCGCCGAGCAGTCGGCCAAGCTGAAGCTCTCCCCTATCGCCCAGGTCCGGCTTTCCATTTCCCGATCGATCCTTCGACAGGAGAGGCGAATCGTCTCCCGCGCCTGCTCGACTCCGTAAGGATCGTTCTTGCCGGCGGGACGCAAGTTATCGAGGACAACCTTCTGCATGGGCAGATGAAGGTAAAGGTCGAGCAGGCGGTCCTTGAGCCGAACATCGAGCAAGGCTTCGGGGCCGGCGGGCAGGAGTTGGGCTTTGCCCGGATAGTGCTGCTGCAAATACTCGATGATGATGGAGGACTCGAGAACGATGCGATCGTTCCCGTCGTCCCGGAGCACCGGGATCTTCCCGAAGGGTGAAATCTTGCGAAATTCCTGGGACTCGGCCGGGTCCATCAGATTGACCGTCTGGGCCGCAAAAGGCGTCTCGTTTTCATAAAGGGCGATCAGCACCTTGTGGCAGAAGGAAGAAAGCGGATGCAGGTGAAGGGTCAAAGCCATACATATCCTTTCAAATATTTGCTCTCTTTTAGCCCATTCTGCGCTATAAAGCAGCCATGCCTTCGATCGTTCTCGGATTTTTACTGAGTGTGCTTCTGCTCGGCGCCGGCTGCAGCCAAAAGGACCAAAACACCGCCACCGGCCCGGGCAAGGCGACCCAAGAAGACTACCTCGGCAATTGGAAGGTCACCAATCCCCAGCTCGGCACTTATTTCATGACGCTCAATGCCGACGGCTCCGGCAGCTCGACCCTCACCGGCGGCGAGCTCGGCCGCTGGCAGTGGAAAGCCGACCACATCGACCTCGAATGGACGCCGAAAAAGATGACCTTCTATTTCGACTCCGGCAGCAGCAAGCCGCAGGACCAACCTAGCCGGCAAGCCACCGATAAAAGCACCGCCGAAAAAATCGAAGACGTCCCGATGGATTAAGCCCCGCCGGCGCACAACTTTAGGCGCCGAGCGACGATTCCCCCCTTTGAGGGCCCGGCATTTGGGGCCCCTTCATGTCCGACCGCATCCCAGCCACCACCGATCTCGCCATGGCCTTGATCGATTACGTCTGCGCCCGGCGCGATTGCGAAGAAATTCTCGAAAGCCTCCACCTCGAAAAATACATCGACCGCCAGCTGGTCTTCGATCGGGGACAGCCCGGCGACGGAATCGTCACCCTGAAGGCCGACGACAAGGACGTTTTCGTGATGGAGGAGATGGGAAAGATCTCGAGCGTCGACGGCGAGAGCGAATACTCCTTTTGCGATCCGATCCCGGAAGCTTCTTGTAAGAACCAGGCCAAAACGATGATCGCCGCCCTCTTCGGCACGGAAGAGCTGAAACAGACTTCGCTGACGCCCAAGGAGGAGAAGGACGCCCAAGGCTTGCGCGCGGCCATGGGGCTGGGCTCGCCGGCGGTGCCGGCGACCGCCGCGGCCGCGGCCGAGGCGCCCAAGCTCCCGCCGCCTCCGGCCGGCGGAACCTTTATCTACGACCGCTGGAAAGGCTGGCGGCTGGGCGGCGAGCTGATCTTCAATCACTTCCAGGGACCTCGAGGCGGCGCCAAGGTCTGGCTCGGCTTTCGCCAGGACCGCTGGGATTTCCGGCTAAGCCTTCAGGGCGAGAGCGTCAAAAAAAATGAGAGCAGCGACGACTTCGGCCTCGGCCTGGTCTTGGAACCGGTCTTCCATCTGCGGGAGAGCCCGCTCATCTTCGATCCTTATATCCACCTGCCCAGCCTGGGAGTTTACCGGCTCTTCGCCGAGGAAGATTCGGGGATTTCCTTTTCGCCGCTGGGCGGCGGCATCCAACTCCACCTCCACGACGCCTGGGCCATCTATGCCGGCGCCCGCGGCCTGGCCAAGCTCAGCTTCGAGTCGAAGCCGGCGGTAGGTGTCGAAGTTCCCTTGGGATTTTCGGGAAAGTTTTAGCGAATCCATTGCGGCGAATTGTCGATTCGGGCAAATTGGGCCGTCGTCTGGCCAAAGGAGAGATTATGAAAGTCATGGTCATCGTGAAAGCCACCAAGAACAGCGAAGCCGGGGTCATGCCCAGCGAGGCTTTGCTGACCGAAATGGGCAAATTCAATGAAGAATTGGTCAAGGCCGGCATCATGCTGGCCGGCGAAGGCCTCCATCCCAGCGTGAAGGGCAAGCGGGTCCAGTTCCGCGGCAGCGAGCGCCGGATCGTCGACGGCCCCTTCGCCGAAACCAAGGAGCTGATCGCCGGCTTTTGGATCTGGCAGGTCAAGTCGATGGACGAAGCCCTCCAATGGGCCCGCCGCTGCCCCGATCCCATGCCCGGCGAGGAAGCCGAGCTCGAGATCCGGCCCGTCTTCGAAGCGAGCGACTTCGGCGAGGAGTTCACCCCCGAGCTGCAGGCTCAGGAAGAGCGGCTTCGACAGGAGATCGAGCGGCAGAGCAAGGCCAAGGGTTAATCGGCGGCTTGGGGCGGCCCGATCAGCGGCGTCTGGACCGGCTTGGCCAAGCCGAGGAAGACCACCATTTCATGGCCGCCGGGGTTTTGCTGGATCGGCACCAACTCCCAATTGTTGGTCAGCCAAACATTTCCCGAAGGATCGATTTCAACTCCGGTGTTGCGCACCAAGCCGTCGAAGCCGTAGCCGGCGGGCGGCGAGATCGGATCGCCGGTTTGCAATCCCGGCGGGCAAGTCTCGGGCCGGGCTCCGCAAACTTGGGAAAGCCGTTGGCCGGCGAAGTTGGCCACCCAAACATTGTCGTTGCCGTCGACCGCGATCCCCCAGGGCAATTGGAGGCCGCCGCCCTGGAAGGGCCCGCTGGCCTGGCCTTGGGCGTTGACGATCGAGACCGAGGCGTTGTCATTCTGGAAGCCCGGCTGGTTGGACTCGTCGACCGCGTCGAAGAGATCGCCGGTCGAGCCTTGGCAAGGCAGGTGGATGATGCCGGAATTGGAAACCCAAACGTTGCCGAGGCTGTCGGTGGCGACGCCCATCGGCCGCGAGATTCCGGAACCAGTCACCTGGTGGAGTAAATGACCCTCGACGTCGAAGGCCAGGACGCTGCTGTTATCGTTGCTGCTCACCCAAGCCCGGCCCTGAGTGTCGATCGCGATGTCGAAGGGGTTGACCAGCAAGGGATTGCCGCCGTCTTCGGGCGCGATCGCGAAAGCGGCATTGGGATCGCCGGCCGGAAACTGAGTCACACTGTTGCCGCCACAGTTCGCGATCCAGAGATTTCCCTCCACATCGGAAACCGTGCCCTGAGGCTGGCGTATCGTGTTGCCCGACCCCTGGAATCCGCCGTGGTCCTGGCCCGAATCGTTGCCTTGGCTGGTGGGCGAGAGCGGCGTGCCGTCGAGATCGAAGAGCGAAACCGTCTGCGAAAGCTCCAGATGATCGTAAGGGCAATCGGAGCCTTGAAAGCCGAAGTTGGCGGCCCATAGGCGGTCCAGCGGATCGAAAGTGATGCCGTAGCCGGCGCCGTAGAGCCCGCCGCCTTGGTAGGGCGCGCCTGGGAAGTCTTCGCCGGTCGGAGTGAGGCGCAGAATATGATCGTCGCCGCAAACCTCGCCGGTCGCTTCGGCGTGAAATTCGTAATTGTTGACGATCCAAGCGTTGCCGTCGGCATCGAAGGCGACGTTGCCGGGCCCATCCATCTCCTGGCCATTGCCGACGTAGCGCAACGCCAGAGTCCAGGCATCGAGCGCCGCGGCGGCGTCGAGGGCCGGCGCGAAAGCCGCCGAGGACTGCGCCAGCGCTTGCAGAGCGACGACGTTCTGCCCGGGGTAGCGAGCGACGTTATGGACGGCGCTGAGGGTTTCGGCGGGAGCGCCGCCTTGGGGCGGCGTCGCCAAGGTGAAAAGCGAATCGCAATTGGCTGGGGCGAGCACGCAGGCCGCCAACAGATTGGCCAGGGAGTTGAAGGTGGCCAGGGTTCTGGTCTCGCCGCCGTTGGGCGCCGCGGCCAGGAATGACGCGACCACCCCGCTTTCGACCGAGGCGAGGTTGCCGGCGATGGCCGCGGCGTTCTGCAAGCCCGGGCTGGAGCCGCCGAGGCCCTGGGGCCCCAGAAATTGATTCATCGCATAGGCCAGAGCGACGGTGGTCAATTCATTGACCATGATCTCCGCCGGCGCCGGCCCGGTCCCCAACACCGCGGCCAGCTTGATCGGCCGCTCCGGCCGGAGGTCGGCCTCGACGTAGAGGACCGCCTGCGGATCGGTCGGGGGATTGTAAAAGAGGCCGACGAAGCCTTGGTCGCTGGTGTCGGCCTGGCTGAGGATCAAGGGATCGCGGCCGCTGCGGGTGGAATAGAGCGTCACTTGAGCGGGACCCAGCGGGCCGTTGGCGCCGCGGACGTGGACGTTGAGCTGCCCGCTGAAGTCGCTGCCGCCGCTGCCGCAAGCGGCGACCGCAATCGTCAAGCCACCCAGGGTGAAAAACTTGCCAAGAAGAGGGAATCGCATTAGGGCTCCTTCGAATTTCTCGGCAAGATACGAGGCTTGGCGGGGCTTGCCAAATATTTAATTGAGCGCTTTTCATGAAAAGATCCTGCCTGATCTTACTCGCCTTCTGGCTGGTCTGTTTTGCCGGCTATTTCTTTTTGTTGAAGCCGTACATGGCTTGGCATCTCCAGCTACTGTTCGGTTTTTTTGCCTCGCTTTCGATCCTGGCCCTCGTCGGCAGCCTGCGGAACATCGTCACAACTTGGCGCAAGACCGCGGCGATCCGGCGGGCCCAGAGCGGACTCCCGCCGGAGGATGGGAAACTGGCGGCGGCGATCGGCCGGATCGAGCCCGACGGCGATCCGCTCCGGAGCCCGCT contains the following coding sequences:
- a CDS encoding GFA family protein is translated as MKYRGSCHCGKIAYEVEGEIEGAIACNCSICSRKGSLLWFVPREKMKLLTPENDLATYTFNRHIVKHRFCPTCGMHPFGEGVDPKGQPMAAINIRCLEDFNLESVPVKHFNGRDL
- a CDS encoding YciI family protein, which gives rise to MKVMVIVKATKNSEAGVMPSEALLTEMGKFNEELVKAGIMLAGEGLHPSVKGKRVQFRGSERRIVDGPFAETKELIAGFWIWQVKSMDEALQWARRCPDPMPGEEAELEIRPVFEASDFGEEFTPELQAQEERLRQEIERQSKAKG
- a CDS encoding SMP-30/gluconolactonase/LRE family protein, with the translated sequence MGYGLKLALSAILLAFFIYIPNVEASGGGHDFPENASFSTLIKMPLTMQGLASGPDGYLYAAGRNTPAGVPCPIWRVDPNNPTLVVVGFVPAANSMTSCIVIGLAFNQNGDLFVGDTVTGRIYSFTPDESSPPLATEFGTAANGLANIAFDQDGNLWATDGPSNQGRVWKIPAGGAGVVQFRIPPLRNSLGIGRDTNRFPLGNALGLGVATGLAFNADGELFITDVSRGVIWKAEFYRDGGLRSKIGCDTTYPADTLCLENAFVQHPILSGAGGIAIDRKGNLWVTSIDRNSMTWISRDGEVAEVFRNPVSETTGRRNEGPLEFPAVPVLIGGLLCVSNLDSDIQDNSPNSGGDISPAGPDRGKIACMDQGTFTPGLPLPVGSDRGNHHKPWLWPR
- a CDS encoding glutathione S-transferase family protein — translated: MALTLHLHPLSSFCHKVLIALYENETPFAAQTVNLMDPAESQEFRKISPFGKIPVLRDDGNDRIVLESSIIIEYLQQHYPGKAQLLPAGPEALLDVRLKDRLLDLYLHLPMQKVVLDNLRPAGKNDPYGVEQARETIRLSCRRIDREMESRTWAIGESFSLADCSAAPALFYVNQVMPLAGDFPHAAAYLKRLMQRPSYARVLREAEPYFKSFPGAAKK